In Gimesia chilikensis, the DNA window CGGTCGATTATGCCGCTGGCAGAAATGTGTCAGAAAATGTTCGATCAACAAAGGAATATCATCGCGACGCTCACGCAGTGCGGGGATATGAATGGGAATGACGTTCAGGCGATAAAACAGATCCTCACGGAAGGTTCCATCTTCGATCAAAGGCTCGACAGCTTTGTTCGTGGCTGAAATAATGCGTGCATCACTGGTGAGAACCTCTTCTCCACCAACTCTCATATATTGTTGAGTTTCCAGCACACGGAGCAGATCGACCTGACTTTTGGCAGGCATTTCTGTCACTTCATCCAGGAACAGGGAACCGCCCTGTGCCTGTTCAAAACATCCGGGCTTCTGTCGCGTCGCTCCGCTGAAGGATCCTTTTTCATGACCGAAGAGTTCACTCTCCAGCAGTGTTTCCGGCATTGCTCCCAGATTGACTGCCACGAATGGGCCACTACTCCGATTACTCAAATCATGGACGGCCCTGGCAATCAACTCTTTTCCAGTACCACTTTCTCCCTGAATCAGAATCGTAGCATCCGTGGCAGCCACCTGGCGAATCTGCTGGAATACATCATGCATGGCCGCACAGTTACCAATGATATTGGAAACTTCTCCAGCGTTAACCAGACGATTACGCAATTCGCGGTTTTCAATCTGCAGCCGGTAATGTTCGCGGGCCTTACGGACCTGATGTCGAATCAAATCGAGATCCAGCGGTTTGGTAATAAAATCAAATGCCCCAAGCCGCATCGATTTGACTGCCGTCTCCACGGTACCATGGGCGGTGATCACGATGGTTGTTGTCTGGGGACTGCTGCGGAGGATCTGTTCAATCAATTCCAGCCCATCCATTTCACCCGGTAAGCGCACATCGGCGATGACCAGTTGATAAGTTCCTTCACGAAATTTAGCGAGCCCATCCTCAGCATCCTGGGCTGTCTCCAGAACATCCGCCTCTTTCGCCAAGCCCTTGGCAAGCCCGGAGCGAATGTTGGGCTCATCATCAATGATTAAAATTCCGAAACCGTCTGTATTCATGCTGTCCCACTTGCTGGCAATAAAACTGAGAACGAGGTACCACTCGGCCCCGTGTTGAAATCGATTGTTCCATCGTGTTGTCGTACAATCTTCTCACATAGTGCAAGTCCCATGCCGGTCCCTTCGTGCCGCGTCGTGAAGTAAGGGTCGAATATTCGCTCTCGCAGTTCGGCAGGGATTCCTTTCCCGGTATCGGTAATGCTGATTCTCAACCAGTCTCCCTCCTGATTCAGACCGATCGTCATTACCCCGCCTCCCGGCATCGCCTGTATAGCATTGAGTGCCAGATTCAAAAGTACCTGATCGATGTGAACGGAATCAGCCATGATCTCTGGAGGCTTTTCCTGCGGCAGCTTCACCTCTACTTTCACTTTCTGCTGCTCAGCCTGTGGTCTGATGAAGCGGACCAGTTTATTGATTAATGCGGTTAAATCAACACGGGATCGTCCTGGTTCAGACATCGAAGCATAATCACGAAACCCTTCGAGTACTGAAGTCAGTCGCTTGACTTCGGTTTGAATGACTTCCAGCATTTCATCGATTTCGTCAGAGCGATTCTGGGACTCCAGTGCCTCTTCAAGAAGTTGCACATGGAGAGAGAGTGCACTCAGTGGATTTTTGATTTCATGCTGCAGCCCGGTTGCGAGAGAACCCAGACCTGCATAGCGCTCCATGCGACGCAGGCGTTGTTCCATTAAAGCGCGTTCCGTCACGTCACGAACGTGGAGTACAGTGCCCAGCTCTTCCTGGCGTTCATTCCGCAACAGACTACAACCCGCCCTGAGAGTCTGTTCATGACCATCACGATTGATCGTATAATCACAGTCCCGCACGGGCGAATGATGTGCATTCACATGGCTGCAGATCACGCATAACAGCGTATGTTCGACCCCCACATCAGAGAGCGGGCGACCAATGACAGGTTCTTCCAGGCTCAATAATTCGCGTCCGCGGGGATTGATACTTGTGATGATCTCATCTCGGTCCGTCGTCAGTACTCCCTGATCCATACTTGCCAGAACATCACTGGCCATCACTTTGACTTCACGGAGAGAGCGCTCACTGTTGAGATAAGCTCGCACCAGCAGGACTAGAGCAATCGCGGTCACAATAATGTTGAGAAACAACAGAATCGATAATTGCGACTGAAATCGCAGTTCCCCCGCCAGTTCCCGGGCAACTGCCAGATCGCTGTCGGGCAGGTGACGAATGATTTTGGCAACGATTTCCTGCTCGTGATGGAAATCGACCAGAATCCACAGCGTCACCACCAGACCGGTAAGGCTCAGTAAAGCCAGCCCCCCGATTGCCAGTTGAAAACCGCGGCTGACCCGCGTTTCGTAAACATGAAACATCCGTTGAACTCCGGCCCCCGGCTAAAAATCCAGACTAAAGCGTCCGGAATGGACTGAAACAAGACTGGTCATACTCATAGGTGCACCGAGGAAGGAAGGCAGAAGCATTTGTTGCTCGATGGATTTAACGCAATCAATTTGCTCACAAGACATTATATTCAGTTTATGATATTTCTCAATTAAATTCATCCCTCGCCTTAACCCACCCTTTCATGTGCAGCTTATTGCAGACACCCTGCAGGACATTGCAGCATGTCTTTAATCAAAAACTGCAGAATCGAAATTTTGCAGGAAAAACTCAGCCGCTATCAGGGCCAAACCGATGAAAAAGGAAAAGTTTACATATCCTGCCGTCTTTAAAATCAATGGAATGCAAATCGCAATCCAAATCAGATAGTGAACCGTCCTGATTGATGCCAGGCGGTAAATTATCCACCAATTCGAATGGCCCTTATTGGAATCTCAGCCATGATCAGGAATCACAATTCAGGGACAGAATCCTCTTATCCAGCGTTAAAAATCGCGGTCAAGCAACCTTCGCACATCTTCCGTTGCCTCTCAAATTGGATCGTCGCGATAGCTGGCCTGTTTGTTTTTTTTGTCTCCCCTACTCAAGCCGAGTTGCCTGAGGTACACGAGACAAACGAAAACCTCACATCTCAGCTTCAAGATCTTCAGCGACAGATCGATGAGTTAAAGTCGCAGCAGATCATGACAGTTCAGAATATCGCCCCGCCCGCAATCGACCCCATGATGGAGGCCCCAGATGAATACGATTCTGATCTGCCTCCCTACATGTTCGGAGACTCGAATACTCCTCAGGATTTCCCGACAGTCAGACTCACTGGCTTCTTCCAGGCAGATGCTGTCTGGTTCAGCCAGGACAGTAAGAACATACAGGCTGTGGGAGATGTTCAAAACGGAGCTGATTTTCGTCGTGCCCGTCTGGCTGCGACTGGGGATGCCTGGGAAAATATAGGCTACATGCTCGAAATGGACTTTGCCTTTCCCGGTCGCCCTTCATTCATGGACGTCTGGCTGGAAGTGCGAGACGTCCTGGGGGGAAATACGGTACGCGTCGGACAATACCGTCAACCGATAGGTATGGATGCATTAACCAGTGTAAAAGAGCTGACATTCCTGGAACGCGCACTCCCCTTCGCTTTTCTCCCATTCCGACAGATTGGTGCCATGTACTTCGGAAATACAGAAGACGAACGGTCAACCTACGCCATTTCAGGATTCCGTTATCCCACGGGCCCTTATGGTGGGAATATCGGTGACAGCGGCGGTTATGGACTCGCCACTCGACTGACTCATCTACTCGTTGATAATGGGGATGGAAACGGGCTGGTTCATATCGGGGCAGACTACAGTTACGCCAACCCAGCCAACAACCTGATTCAATACCGCAACCAGCCCGAAGTCTTCGTGACAGAGGCTGGCGGATCCAATGTTCCGGTTGGAGTTCCGAGTGCCGTGCCTCCCTTTGTAGACACGGGGTTGATTTCAGCACAAGACTATCACCTGTTCGATGCTGAACTTGCATATGCAATCGGGTCATTTTATGCACAATCAGAAGTCCTGTATTCCATCGTGCAACAGAGAAATGGCGAGGTCGACACTTTTTCTGGAGCGTACGCTCATTTCGGCTATTTCCTGACCGGAGAAACCCGGGCCTATAATCGCAAGGGGGGTGTTTTTGGACGCGTCAAACCACTCGATCCCTTCAATCGCGATGGAGGCTGTGGCGCGTGGGAAATTGCAGGACGCTGGTCGTATATTGACTTGAATGACAAATCAATCCAGGGTGGTCGAATGACCGATTTAACATTTGGACTGAACTGGTATCTGAATCAGTTCACAAAATTTCAATTTAACTATATTCATTCATTCCTTCACAGCAGTCCAGCCGTTTACGGACCTGTCGTGAATAATTCGAATGCAGATATCTTTGCTCTTCGTGCACAGGTTGATTTCTGATTATTCCTGGTTGTCCAAAGTATCACAACCATAGCCTGAATAACTAAGACCTGGTTCACTCACACAGAGCATTTCTTCTCAAGCTGGTTTATTTTGAACCAGCTCTTTTACTGATTCATATCGCTTGAACAAATTCTGCCTATGATGTCTGAGGCTCATGAGCGATTCATTTCTTCGAACACAATGATTTCGCTTGCTCACAAGCTAATGCCCTGGACTAACACTGCATCCCGAGAACGATCCACTGGTAAATGTAAGCGTATTTCTAGCTGTCGTATTGAATTCACGGTACTGGGGAAGCCCCTTCCTCTCGGTCTGATTTAAAAAGAGTGGACAAGGTCTGGCTATTCTTATCTGGCCTCAGAGCAGAATTCAAAAACATCTGCAGAAATAGAAAAAGCAGCCCTGCAATTAATCTACAGAGCTGCTTTTTTGAGATAACAGGAACGTGTCCGCCGCGAAGTTCAGACTCCCGGATTAAGCACGTAGTCGCCAGCCACCCATCATGCTAGCTACCCGCCAAAGTAAGCACATGAAGGTGACCGGCAAACTACGAAATATCCAGTCGAGGAACAAGACTGAACCCCCCACTTGCGTGGGCATTGGTAATGCGCAACTGATTAACTCAGGAACCAGCACGACGGAACACGACTCCTCTTATCTTGCGAAACAAAACAGTTTTTCGACGACCATAATCTTCCAACTGTTTTACTCCGCAAGTAGAAACATAATCGAACCAGAATCAGTCACTGATTCTTCTTTTTTACTCAATGGTCTTTACAACAACTTGGTTTTAAATGAATGAGTGGATGAGGCATAAATGAACGAAATGGAGAGTCGTCCGGCTTACAGTCCACTCATTCATTGGTGAAGTTTTTCAGCCGTATTCTAACATTACATCGTTTTATGTTTTTGCAGTTCGCTCCCTCATCGAAAGGGTATCCCAGGTAGATTTTTCCTGCGGCCCGAGTGATTTTGTCGAGAATCTGGCAGCATCAAAGTTATCCATTTTTGAGAGATACTGAGCCATACTGCTGGCGACATCGTCGAGGTCAATCACACCGGGAGCATTTCCCAGTCCGAACAGCAGGGAGCCATCGCGACGTTCCAGGTCCACATGCAGAATACGACAGGATGCCAGATCGTAGATGCCATACCAGACCGGGACAACACGTTGCAGCCTGTTGACAAATTCCTGAATTTTCCAAGCCATCGCCGCAGCATTCACAAACACGACGGTTTTGATCAGCTTATTTCGGTCAAGCGTGAAGCGGGGCACACTTCCAGAAAGGAATCGCGTCTTCTTTCCCAGAGCTGATGCAGCAATTTCGATGGAAGGCATGATGGAATTAACTAGGGATCGGATTGAACTGTCTGCTGCAGTAATTTCCGGTCGCGGAGAAAGAAACTGATCTACGGCTACAGATACTGCATCGCAACCAGTGTGTCCCAGCACAACAACTCCCTCAAGCGTCGGTAGATTTTCAACTGCGTGTGCCAGACTCCCCAGACATTCCGCAGAAGCCACATTTCCTGCTAACTGGATTTCATAAACCTCATTAGGACGTTGATTAAAAATATCCAGAACGGGCACTCTAGCATCAGAACAGGCTAATACAGCAGCACGAGGAGTTTGTGGTGGAATTTCACCCAAAGCCCCAAGCTGCTCGATATAACTCTGTTTGAATTCTACAGGGCTTGTAGTGGCAGGAGTGTCGCCCCTACTCAAAGCTTCCTCCATCAGCTGTTGCTCGCAGCGCAGTGTTTCCACAAATTCCATATTTCCATGGTTCAGTGATTCTTTGACGCACTGACATGTATTTGACAATGATGTGGAATCCATTTTATTAATCTCCTGAAAACGGGTAGCTGCTTCGCCTTACACATCCCCTGTTTACAAACGCTCCCAGATGGTCAGGGCACACCATCGAGAGACTACCCGATTCAGATCTATCTATTTGTATTTGATACCGATAATTGAAAATCTAAAGTGTGTCAGTCAGCTTGATCTGACATTAACTACCTCTACTTGCAAGAGGCATACCGGCGCAGCAAAAATTCTTTCACTGAAGATGGAAAGATTCAGTGAGAGCCTGAAATATCAGCAATAAAAACATACAAATTCATTTTGCTGATCGCGATTCTTCCAGCCAAAGAGTTCGGAGGTGAGCAATTTGAGACAACGATTCCATGCAACTCTTTGCAGTTCAGACGCAATATCGTGCATATATTTTCAAGAACCGACATCATTGCCAGGTCATGCGATATCCAGGTTGTCCGTTTAACCATTTAAGAGTTAATTGGTGGAATGAATGAGATAGCAAGAGAAAAGCCGTAGATAGTACGCCCGGTCTGGCTGTCACAGAGACGGATTATTTTTCTCTCTCTGTGCAGCCCCACTCCTGTTAAGTCAGGGAGTCAGCTTTATCAACCTGTTGATGAGATATCATCAGCAGGGGGCAGGCTACTGATTTTCCAGTTTCCTGATTGCCTCTTTGAGAGCATTGATATCGTCTTCTGAAATATTCTCTTCTTCCAGAAGATTTAACATGAGGCTCGGCAGCGAGTCTTTCAGCAACACCTGCTTGATCTGGCCGAGCATCGACCGCGAGACTTCTTCTCGCGAGACCACGGGTTGATAGATATAAGCACGGCCGTCTTTGACTCTTTTCAAGACTTTCTTTTTTTGTACCAGAAGACTGAGGGTCGTCATCACGGTTGTATAGGCCAGATCCCGTGGTAATGCATCACAAACATCCTGGACGCTGGCCTCTCCGAGGTCCCAGATCACATCCATAAGTTCCAGTTCATAAGGCGTCAGCCGATAATCTTTCACAGATAAACCCAATACAGAAGAAAGTCAGTTTATTTTCTGTACAGAGTTTAACGACTCTAAACCTCAGTTAAAACCAGTCTTCCGGCTCCCCACCCAAACATAAATCAGAGAATTTCAGCGAGGGTCTTTATGAATTTTCCAAACCGACCTTTACTACTATAACAATAGTTGTTACTTTTCGCCGCAAAATTGGAGGCTTTGGTAAGACATCCGCCTCTCTGCACTACTGACATAAGTTCACAAACAAGGATTGACTGATGACAATTCTCGATAAAAAACAGAAGTGGTTTATTTCCATCTGCTTGAGCACTTGCCTGATCTGGATTATTTCCGCTCGCAGTTCTCAGGGAGAAGTCCTGACAGGGGTAATCCACCACCTGTCACGAAACTCAGTTTCGCAGTCCCCGCTTCCAACAGGTAGTATCGATACCTCTTCCAGCCGAGTTTACACATATGTGGGGAAAACCGGTTTTGGCCATGAGCATGCTGTGGAAGGTAAAATTAAATCGGGTTCCTTGAACCTCGGAGTCCGCAGCAATGCGGGTGAAATTATTTTCGATATGACAACCTGGCGGGCAGATACTGCTCAAGCAAGGCAATATATCGGCTTAAGCGGTACCACATCTGCATCGACCCAGAAAGATGTGAATGCCAATATGCTGGGAAGTGCAGTGCTTAATGTGCAGAAATATCCGACAGCCACATTCGAAGTCAATTCGGCACTTCCGCTGCAGCAGAAATCAAGTTCCGGCAAACCGCTCTACCAGCTAAGCGGTAAGTTCACATTGCACGGAGTGGCACGAAAAATGAACATTGTCGCAGAAGTGACAGAGAAAAAAGACTCCTATCACCTGCGAGGCAACTTCTCCATCTTACAGTCGCACTATGGAATCACTCCCTTCAGTAAGGCTTTTGGGGCAGTCGGCGTTACAGATCAATTAAAAATATATGGTGAAATTGACGTGGCCAGATAACATTAATTCTCAATTTTCTTTCGCGACAACACAATTAATACGGTAAGACAGAATGATTAGTTGCCCCACGGTAGAAAAGGAAGTGATTCGCAGTCACTACAACTTGTCAACATTGTTCTATCGTCTGCTCTGGGGACGCCATATTCATCACGGACTATGGGATGAAGAACTTGCGAATTCGGAGAATCTTCAAGACAGATATCGCGCACCTGCCAAGGCACAACAACAGTTGACGGAAACGATGGCTAAGCTGATACAGATTCAGGATGGTCAGGACCTGCTTGATGTCGGTTGTGGCATGGGAGGCTCATCCATGTTTCTGTCTCAGGCATTCAAGTGTAACGTCACGGGGATCACACTCAGCCCAGTTCAAAGACGTTGGGCCAGCCTGGAGGCATTTTTTCGCGGACAGTCCAGTCGCACCCGCTTCCTCTGTCAGGATGCTGAGACAGCTGAATTTCCAGCGGAATCTTTTGATGTCATCTGGAGCATCGAGTGCACAGAACACTTGTTTGATAAACCAGCCTTTTTCCAGAAAGCAGCTTCCTGGCTTAGGCCTGGAGGACGAATGATTATCTGTGCCTGGCTGGCCGGCGATCAACTTGATACCGATGATGCTAAACAAAACGTCTACGATGTCTGTGAAGGTTTCTTCTGCCCTTCACTGGGGACCGCCGCTGATTATCAAGCCTGGATGGAGCAGTCTGGTCTGGAATTTCATGATTTCCACAACTGGACCAATCGCGTCAGCCAGACCTGGGAAATCTGTCATCAACGGGTCAAAAAAACAAAAGTTCGCTGGCTGGCGAAACTCATCGATCAAAATACAGTTATGTTTCTGGATCGGTTCGAAACCATTCTCAAGGCATACGAGACTGGTGCAATGCAGTATGGATGCTTCATTGCCAGCAAACCAGAAATGAAATAATCAAATAACGACCTCGAGGAAGCAAGGATGCGACGTTTCGTTGGTATTATATTCGGGATCGCAACACAGTTGCTGTTCCTGATCACAGTCTGGTACCTGTTCTGGTTTCTGAAAGAAGACTTCAGCCACCACGCAATTGGGTCTCTGGCAATTGATGCACTGCTGGCAATCCAGTTCGCGGTCGGACACAGTCTGTTGCTTTACCCCAGCATACGCACTGCTATCACACGCAGGCTTCCTTCGCAGTTCTATGGTAGTCTGTTCTGCGTGCAAACCTGTGTGGGAATTCTGTTAACAGCATTCTGTTGGCGTAGCAGCCCCGTAGAAATCTGGAATCTGTCAGGTTGGGGAGGCTGGCTGATGACAGCCGGCTTTTATGGATCGTGGCTTTCTCTGCTCTACAGTCTCAACCTGACCGGTCTGGGCTATCAGACCGGTCTCACTCAATGGTGGTACTGGCTGAGAAAACAGCCGCTCCCCAGAAGGGATTTTCAACCACGGAGTCTCTACTGCTGCCTGCGGCATCCGGTTTACCTGAGCTTCATGGGCTTACTCTGGTTCACACCTTTGATGACACTGGATCGCGCAGTTCTGACTGGAATCTGGACGGCCTATATATTCATCGGAAGTTACCTGAAAGATGAACGTCTCAGTTTCTATATTGGAAAACCCTATCGGGACTATCAATCCAGAGTTCCCGGCTATCCCTTCATCTTTTTTGGTCCCCTGGGAAAACGGAAGACGAAAGTTGCACCTGTAAAACCACTTGAAAAAACTCCCCTCCAGACAACCTGAGCAATCGATTCTTCTTCGACTCCTCTGCTTCTCATTTTCCCATTCTTAAAGCATCAGCGTCATGTCGATTCATCGTAAACGATTCTGGTTGCTGGTGATCTACCTGCTGATACTACTGCCTTTCGTCGGCTACGGGGCTTTCCAGGCACTTCAGACCAAAGTCAATTCCCCACTGGACTGGGTCGATGGAACTTTCCCTGCCCGGGCAGTCTATGATCGTTTCCGGGAACAGTTCGGCAATGCAGATACCGTAATCGTCAGCTGGAAAGATTGTAAGCTGGACAATCCGGATCTGGACCAGTTTGTTTCCGCGCTGCGCACAGATACCGTTTTTAAGGATGATTCTGGACAATGGTATTTTGAACGCGTGATCTCCGGCAGAGAGTTTTATCTCTCTCTAAGTTCTCCTGCCATGCGTCTGAATGACCGGGAAGTCCACCATCGACTGGATGGGACTTTCATCGGAAAAGACCATGAAACAACCTGTATTGTTGTGAGTTTCACGCCCGCCGGCCTGCTCAAACGAAAAGAGCTGGTGAGCGAAATCCAATCTGCCCTGGAAACTCATTGTCAGGTTTCAGCGGAAGAATGTTATCTGGCAGGTCCCATCATAGATGGACTGGAAATTGACCTGGCCAGCAAAGATTCCATGGACAGATTCGTCCTCCCCTCAACCTTGATGGTTCTGTCAATCTGCTGGATCTGCCTGCGTTCGCTCCGCGCGGCTCTGCTCGTCTTTGGTCTGTCGCTTCTGGCCCAGGGTATTACACTGGCATTGATTCATTACAGTGGAGAAAGTATCACGGCCCTGTTGATCGTGCTACCACCGTTGATTCAGGTACTCGCGGTCGCGGGTGGAATTCATCTGGTCAACTATTACTTTGATGCAGTTAAAGACCCGCAGATTGCCAGTCCTGCTGCGTACGCTTTTCAGGTTGGCTGGCTGCCCTGTCTGCTCTCTGCAGGAACGACTGCAATTGGACTGGCTTCTCTACTTGTCAGTGGACTGACACCGATTCGACTGTTCGGCGGTTACGCCGCCTGCGGTGGGCTGATTACCACAGGACTGCTGCTAAGCCTGATTCCGGGAGTCTTCACTGTCTGGCCTCTCAAACGGCCTTTGAAATCGACAAATGAAACAGAAGACTTCGAGGAAGATCGACACGACATCTGGTACTTTCTGACAACAATTTTAAAAAGAAACCATACCGTGATTGTCTGTCTGGCTCTGCTCGCGATGCTGGGAGCCGGTCTGGGAATTTCTCGAATCTCTGCATCCGTACGCATCGAAACACTGTTTTCTGAGAACAGCAAAATACTGAATGATTATGGCTGGCTGGAAGATCATGTCGGCTCACTCGTCCCGATCGAAGTGGTTTTGACCTGCTCACCTGATGTGGACCTGACGTTTCGTGAACAGTTACTGATGGTCTGGGATATCGAACGCAGCCTGCGTAAGACCAGCATGGTAAATCATACGATTTCGACCATGTCATTTGCCCCCCGATTTCCTCGCCCAGAGAATCTTTCGGACGAATTATTTCAATACCAGCTAAATGAAGCACTGACGCGTTTCAAACCGCAGTTTATGAACGCAGGATATCTGAAAGAAATTGACGGCAAGCATCTGTTTCGAATTACCGCGTATGTCAGCGCACTCAACGATGTGGACTATAATGCGTGCCTGGAGCAGATCGGGACACATGTAGAATCAGCTCTGATGAATAAATTTGAGACGATTCCTGCAGGCGTAACAACACAACAGACGGGAATCATGCCTCTGGTCCACGAAATTCAACGGCAGTTAATGCAGGATCTGTTTAAAAGCTTTCTGTTTGCCTTTTTGATCATTGCGGTTGTCATGACAATCGTTCAAGGCGGGCTTTCAGCGGGCTTAGTTTCCATGGTCTCCAACGTGTTTCCACCGTTGATGATCTTTGGACTTCTGGGCTGGCTGTCCATCGCTGTCGATATCGGATCTGTAATGACAGCCAGTGTGGCACTCGGTATCGCCGTCGATGATACCCTGCACTATCTGACCTTCTTCCGCCGCCATTTGGATGCGGGGCATTCGTCCCGAGAATCAGTGCTCTATGCTTATCGACATTGCGGAAAGGCGATGATTCAGACATCACTGATCTGTGGCCTCGGCCTGCTTGTGTTTGCTCTGAGCAGTTTTGTACCTACATCCCGATTTGCCTGGATGATGGCGGGACTGTTAATGATGGCCCTGCTGGGTGATCTGATCGTCCTGCCAGCTCTGCTTTTAAGCCCTCTGGGACGCTGCTTTGAGCTTAAGCCTGAGACAGATCACAATCATTAATCAAAGCGGCTTCAATAGTCAGCCCAGGACCAAAGCCCAGCATGACACAGGGTAAGTGTGCCTGTTCTGCCTTTAGTTTCTTGAGAATAAACAGCACCGTTGGAGAAGACATGTTTCCATAACGTGCCAGAACTTCCCGGGAAGGACTGAGCAGAGATTCCTCAAAACCAACTGTTTCAGCAACCGCACTCAGAATGCGAGGGCCGCCGGGATGAATCGCCCAACTACCGACATCTTCAATGTTCATTCCCTGTTGCAGTAGCCATTGCTTGAGCCAGGGACGCAGATTTTGATGGATCAGATCCGGGATGCGGGGGGAGAGTGTCATCTCAAAACCATTGTCGCCGATGCGCCAGCTCATCATCTCTTCGGAGTCCGGTACGATCGTTGATCCGGATGCGATCAGCTGCCAATGATCAGCAGGCTCTCCAGAAGCCTGTTTTCCCACAACGGCCGCAGCACCATCCGCAAACAACGCATTCGCTACAATTTTATCCGGACACCAGCCGTACTGCTGATGCAGGCTGCACAATTCAACCGCACAGACCAGAACTCTTGCCTGGGGGGCATTGTCTGTAAATGCCTTGGCAATCCGCAACCCGTTTAAGGCACCATGACAGCCCATAAATCCGACGTGTGTACGGGCCACATCTGCTGGCAGGCCCAGTTCTCTGACCAGAGCAATATCAAAACCGGGAGCGCTGAATCCACTGCACGAAACCGTGATCAGCTGGGTAATCTCACCAGGGGCTACCTGACTATTCTGTAGTGCAGCTTCAACTGCCGAAACGGCCAGGGAAGCTGCATTCGATTCATATGCCTGCATCCGCTGTGATGTTGTTGGCCCCTGATCAGACTCTGATTCTGCAGGAGGATAGAAACTCTGTCGTGCCATCTCACCATTGGTGCTGCTCTCCAGCACGACACTGTGTCGTGTTTTAACACCGGCTCTTCGATACAGAACTGGCAGTAACCGTCTCTGCTGTTCTGTTGATTCCGCCGAACAGCTGAGTGCCTCCGCATGTGTGGCGGCTTCAATCTGCTCGATTGAATGCACTGGATTGACTGTTCCGATTCCAAGAATTTCAAAACTCATCTGTAATACTCGATCTCGCTACAATTGCGATTTAATGATTTAAGCTGGCAACGATGGGCCGAGCCACATTGGGAAACCAGCGAAACAACCGCAGTCCAACGTTGATTGCTGTTGGAGAGCGTAAAAGCTGAGACAGATAGCGGCACCAGTGTGAGCGTCCCTCTGTCAAAGTCTGATGCGTGTGCAACCACTGCTGTTCGAGAGATTCATCCCA includes these proteins:
- a CDS encoding sigma-54-dependent transcriptional regulator, which codes for MNTDGFGILIIDDEPNIRSGLAKGLAKEADVLETAQDAEDGLAKFREGTYQLVIADVRLPGEMDGLELIEQILRSSPQTTTIVITAHGTVETAVKSMRLGAFDFITKPLDLDLIRHQVRKAREHYRLQIENRELRNRLVNAGEVSNIIGNCAAMHDVFQQIRQVAATDATILIQGESGTGKELIARAVHDLSNRSSGPFVAVNLGAMPETLLESELFGHEKGSFSGATRQKPGCFEQAQGGSLFLDEVTEMPAKSQVDLLRVLETQQYMRVGGEEVLTSDARIISATNKAVEPLIEDGTFREDLFYRLNVIPIHIPALRERRDDIPLLIEHFLTHFCQRHNRPLKTVSPEAMRIFVTARWPGNVRQLRNVIERLVVTLPADLIEAPDLPVELSPTPASDSAHVKTLAEVTEDAEKEAITTALAACDYHREKTAKLLGVSVRTLHYKMSRYGLH
- a CDS encoding two-component system sensor histidine kinase NtrB produces the protein MFHVYETRVSRGFQLAIGGLALLSLTGLVVTLWILVDFHHEQEIVAKIIRHLPDSDLAVARELAGELRFQSQLSILLFLNIIVTAIALVLLVRAYLNSERSLREVKVMASDVLASMDQGVLTTDRDEIITSINPRGRELLSLEEPVIGRPLSDVGVEHTLLCVICSHVNAHHSPVRDCDYTINRDGHEQTLRAGCSLLRNERQEELGTVLHVRDVTERALMEQRLRRMERYAGLGSLATGLQHEIKNPLSALSLHVQLLEEALESQNRSDEIDEMLEVIQTEVKRLTSVLEGFRDYASMSEPGRSRVDLTALINKLVRFIRPQAEQQKVKVEVKLPQEKPPEIMADSVHIDQVLLNLALNAIQAMPGGGVMTIGLNQEGDWLRISITDTGKGIPAELRERIFDPYFTTRHEGTGMGLALCEKIVRQHDGTIDFNTGPSGTSFSVLLPASGTA
- a CDS encoding OprO/OprP family phosphate-selective porin translates to MTVQNIAPPAIDPMMEAPDEYDSDLPPYMFGDSNTPQDFPTVRLTGFFQADAVWFSQDSKNIQAVGDVQNGADFRRARLAATGDAWENIGYMLEMDFAFPGRPSFMDVWLEVRDVLGGNTVRVGQYRQPIGMDALTSVKELTFLERALPFAFLPFRQIGAMYFGNTEDERSTYAISGFRYPTGPYGGNIGDSGGYGLATRLTHLLVDNGDGNGLVHIGADYSYANPANNLIQYRNQPEVFVTEAGGSNVPVGVPSAVPPFVDTGLISAQDYHLFDAELAYAIGSFYAQSEVLYSIVQQRNGEVDTFSGAYAHFGYFLTGETRAYNRKGGVFGRVKPLDPFNRDGGCGAWEIAGRWSYIDLNDKSIQGGRMTDLTFGLNWYLNQFTKFQFNYIHSFLHSSPAVYGPVVNNSNADIFALRAQVDF
- a CDS encoding carbonic anhydrase; protein product: MDSTSLSNTCQCVKESLNHGNMEFVETLRCEQQLMEEALSRGDTPATTSPVEFKQSYIEQLGALGEIPPQTPRAAVLACSDARVPVLDIFNQRPNEVYEIQLAGNVASAECLGSLAHAVENLPTLEGVVVLGHTGCDAVSVAVDQFLSPRPEITAADSSIRSLVNSIMPSIEIAASALGKKTRFLSGSVPRFTLDRNKLIKTVVFVNAAAMAWKIQEFVNRLQRVVPVWYGIYDLASCRILHVDLERRDGSLLFGLGNAPGVIDLDDVASSMAQYLSKMDNFDAARFSTKSLGPQEKSTWDTLSMRERTAKT
- a CDS encoding BlaI/MecI/CopY family transcriptional regulator, which gives rise to MKDYRLTPYELELMDVIWDLGEASVQDVCDALPRDLAYTTVMTTLSLLVQKKKVLKRVKDGRAYIYQPVVSREEVSRSMLGQIKQVLLKDSLPSLMLNLLEEENISEDDINALKEAIRKLENQ
- a CDS encoding YceI family protein; this translates as MTILDKKQKWFISICLSTCLIWIISARSSQGEVLTGVIHHLSRNSVSQSPLPTGSIDTSSSRVYTYVGKTGFGHEHAVEGKIKSGSLNLGVRSNAGEIIFDMTTWRADTAQARQYIGLSGTTSASTQKDVNANMLGSAVLNVQKYPTATFEVNSALPLQQKSSSGKPLYQLSGKFTLHGVARKMNIVAEVTEKKDSYHLRGNFSILQSHYGITPFSKAFGAVGVTDQLKIYGEIDVAR